Part of the Desulfatiglans anilini DSM 4660 genome is shown below.
GCAGACAATGACCTCTACCGGCGCCTCGCGCTGACCCTCGAGGAGGAGCGCATCTTCCCGCGGCTGCCGCCCGCCGGACCGGACGCGACGATGATCAACGGGGTGAGGGTTGAGGTCCTGCAGCCCGGAAAGGACGGGATGGAGCCGGAAGCGGAGGGACTTGGTTTCAACAATCGTTCTCTGGTCTTGAAATTGTCCTATCAGGGCTTCGCCTTTCTGTTTCCGGGAGACATCGAAAGACCGGCTGAAGCGCTGCTGGCCAACCGCTGCGGGGAGGCCCTCAAGAGCGATGTCCTGCTCTCCCCGCACCATGGAAGCGCCACCTCGAGCTCCGATGTTTTTCTCGCTCGGGTGCGCCCGCGGATATGTGTCATTTCGTGCGGGGCCGGCGGTGATTTTCCCGACGCACGCACCCTTGCGGGTTACTCTGCCAGAGGCTGCGAGGTGTTTCGAACCGATTGCGACGGGGCCGTGGTCTGCACCGTTCGGGAGGGGAGGCTGTCGATGCGCACCTATAACGGGAGAAAGTTGGAGTTGAGAGGGGCTCCCGGGGAGGGCCTGCTGTAAGAAAACCCTTGTTGGGTGATGGAGGCGGCCCCGCGCTGGATGTTCATTTCAAGGTGAGCAAAAGAGGGTTGTGGCGCGGTCCAGGACGGGCCGGTCGGGTTTCGGAAAGCTGAAAACCTCTCGGGAAGGCCCTTTCTTTGCCGTCGATCCGGCCCCGGCCGCCCCCACTCGACGCCGTCGGCGGAAAGGGGCAGGTGCGAACCATTTCAGGGTGGATGTTGCTTTATGGGATCAGGAAAAACGAGGCATCTGTTTGTCTGTGGGAGCTGCGGCTACCAGGCGCCCAAGTGGCTCGGGCGGTGTCCGGATTGCGGATCCTGGAACAGCTTCATGGAGGAAACCGAGGTCCAAGCCGAGGGCCGTCGGGGCGGGCGCCGTTCGTCCATCGGGCGGCCGGAGCCGATCACATCCATATCCCTCGAGAGCGAAATGCGCTACGTTGCGGGGATCCCGGAGTTCGACCGGACGCTCGGAGGAGGGGTGGTGCCGGGTTCGGTGACCCTGATCGGCGGCGAGCCCGGGATCGGCAAGTCGACGCTGATCCTGCAGATTCTTGCAAAGCTGACGGAGGGCGGGAGGTCCGCCCTCTATTTTTCAGGGGAGGAATCGGCCCAGCAGATCGGGCTGAGGGCCGAGCGTATCGGGATCCGGGCCGATCGGCTTTTCGTCTTGACCGGGACGTGCATAGACGAACTGCTGAAGCAGGTGGGGGAGCTGAAACCCTCGCTTCTCGCCGTCGATTCGATCCAGACCGTTTATTCACAGGACATGGGGGCGGCGCCCGGGAGCGTCGGGCAGGTGCGGGAGGCGGCCCTGCGGCTGATGGACCTGGCGAAGGGGTCGGGCATCCCGGTCTTCCTGATCGGGCACGTCACAAAAGAAGGGGCCATCGCCGGGCCTAAGGTCCTGGAGCACCTTGTGGACACGGTCCTCTATTTCGAAGGGGACCGCGGGCATCTTTACCGTATCCTGCGGGCCGTGAAGAACCGTTACGGACCCTGCAACGAGATCGGCGTCTTCGAGATGAAGGACGCCGGCCTTTGCGAAGTGGGAAACCCGTCGCGCATCTTTTTGGAGGAGCGGCCGGAAAACACCTCCGGCTCCGTTGTGTTCCCGTGTCTGGAGGGCACGCGTCCGCTGCTGGTCGAGATTCAGGCGCTCGTGGGGCCGAGTTCGTTCGGGACGGCGCGGCGGACGGCCTCGGGAATGGATCAGCACCGCATCGCGCTGCTCGTGGCGGTCCTCGAAAAGCGTCTGGGAATGCAGCTGGCGGAGCAGGATATCTTCGTCAACATCGCCGGCGGCCTGCGGGTCGATGAGCCGGCGGCCGATCTTGGACTCGTTTCCGCCTTGATGTCCAGTTTTCTGGACCGGCCGGTGCCGCAGGACTGGGTGTTTTTCGGGGAGGTGGGCCTCGCCGGAGAGGTGCGCGGCGTCAATCACCCCGATCTGCGCATCCGTGAAGCACGGAAGCTCGGTTTCAGCCGCTGCTGCCTGTCCCGCAGCCGTCTCGAGGGGCTTCAGGCGGTGGAAGGCATGCAGTTGACCGGCGTAAGGTCGATCCAGGAACTCTTCGATGTACTGTTCGGGTAGGTCGGGGCGGTCGGCCTTCTCCGCCCCCTTCCCTAAGGGATTCCGCTGACGAAGACGGACTTGCGACCGGAGTGGAAGACGGGCCCGCAGGCTTGGTGGAGGAGCGCGGGAGAAGCCCCTGTGTTGTGCCTCGAAAGGCCCCGGGTTTCCATCCGGGTTGCCGCGTGCGGTCTTCACGCTCCGCCCGGACGCCCTGACAGGCTACGGATGGCCAGCCGCGCGGGACTCGCCTGGCGCTTTCAGGCGGAAGCGCCAGGCGCAATACCACTCCTCGGGATGGGGGCCCGGCGGACAGCCGATGCACTCGGTCTCGATGCGGGGATCGATGGCTTCCGCGAAATAGGTGTATTCGACCAGACCGACCGAGGTGCACGGGTAGTCGTCCAGCCCTTTGCGTTTGCGTGCCGACTGGACGCGGCAGTCATTCATCTGGAAGACGAAGCTTTCCGCCCCTTCGTCGATGATGGTCTGCACGTTCACGCGGGCGTAAGTGCGAAAACGCAAGGCTGTTTTCAATCCTTCGAGGCCCGGTCGCTCGGGCAGGTGGAGCAGCCTGCGGATGGACCAGGCCTCGAAGGGCGAGTACCGCGTCCAGCAGGAATCGTTGCAGCGCTTGGCATCGTTCATGCCATGGGCGAATTCGACGGCCTGGAACCAGATGCCGTCATTGGCAAGCCAGTTCTTGGAGACCTCGTCCGCCGCCTCGAGCAGCTCTTCCCGGGAGCGTTCCAGGAGGGGCTTGGGTATGCCCTCGACCAGCTCGAAGTTGAACAGTTTGGCCATCCGCTTCATTTGCACTGCGTAGGTTTCCTGGTAGGCCGTTCCCAGGACACCGAGGGCCTTGGGCATGCCCATCTGGTGCTCCACTTCCCTGAGCCAGAGCGTGTGGTGCACCGCGATGCGGTGGAAGATGTCCAGCACGAACCGGGCCAGGTCTTCCTTGCCCATATCTTCGGGTCTCGTGATGTCCTCTGCCATGGTCTCGTCTCCTGGTGTAAATGGAATCGGCCGCTCCGGCCGCCTTCTCGATGCAGAGCGCCGGCTGGTCTCGTGGCGGGTGGAACCGGTGAAGCGGTGGTGTTTCATGTGAAACATCACCGCTTCATAGCATGAATCCGCGCTCTTTGGCAAATCGATTCATTCAGCGAATAGGGTATCGAAATACAACATATTGACTTTTATGGGGCCATCTGCCACAGGATATAGTATTTCTTCTTTACAAAAGGCCTCAGATAGGCTATAAAATCCGAGCGATAGCCTTTTTCTGCCGATGTGTTGCTCCGTCTGAAGGAAGGATCGGCCTTACAGGAGGCGCACATGCGTATCAACAAGCTCTCCATCCGCGGGTTCAAATCCTTTATGGACCGGGTCGACATCGCTTTCCCGAAGGGGATCAGCGGGGTGGTGGGGCCGAACGGCTGCGGAAAGAGCAACATCATAGACGCCATCCGCTGGTGCATGGGGGAGCAGAGCCCCAAACAGCTGCGGGGCCTGCGCATGGAGGACGTGATTTTCAACGGCGCCGGGGATTACAAGGCCTTCGGGATGGCCGAGGTGTCCCTGCTCTTCGATAACGAGGACGGCGCGGTGACCCATCCCGCCTTCCGGCATGATCCGGAGATCGCGGTCACCAGACGGCTCTATCGATCCGGAGAGAGCGAGTATCTCATCAACGGCGCCGCCTGCCGGTTGAAGGACATTCAGGAGCTGTTCATGGACACGGGCCTTGGCAACAAGGCCTATTCCATTATCGGTCAGGGCCGGATCGGCAACATCCTGGAGCAGCGGCCGGAGGAGACCCGGGTGATGCTCGAAGAGGCCGCCGGGATTACCAAATTCCGCCGGCAGGCGGAAGTGACGGGGAAGAAGATCGAACTCACCGAGGAGAATTTGCGGCGTGTCGAGGATGTCCTTGGGGAGGTGGAACGGCAGATGCGCTCCCTCCAGCGACAGGCGGCCAAGGCAAGGCGCTACAAGGAGATCTCGGAGGAGATCGCCCGGTTCGAACTGACCCTGGCAAGCAACGCTTATCAGCAGATGCTCGGCCAATTGAAAGATCGGCTTCAGGCCTCCGAGGGGCTCGTCGAGCAGGAGATCGAGCGGACTGCCGCGCTTGCCCAGGCCGATGCGAATCTGTCGGCGCTCGATGGGATGAGGCAGACGGCCGAGAGCGATCTCAGGGATCGCAGACGACGCTATGAAGTCTTGAAGGAAGCGGTCCACCGTCAGGAATCGCTCCAGGAAACCCTCGGATCCGAGATCCGGATGCAGCATGAGATGGGCGAGCGTCTTCTGCAGGAAAAGGAAGACATCGTGCGGCGCTGCCGGGAATTGGCCCTCGAGCGCCAGGCCCTCGAAC
Proteins encoded:
- the radA gene encoding DNA repair protein RadA, coding for MGSGKTRHLFVCGSCGYQAPKWLGRCPDCGSWNSFMEETEVQAEGRRGGRRSSIGRPEPITSISLESEMRYVAGIPEFDRTLGGGVVPGSVTLIGGEPGIGKSTLILQILAKLTEGGRSALYFSGEESAQQIGLRAERIGIRADRLFVLTGTCIDELLKQVGELKPSLLAVDSIQTVYSQDMGAAPGSVGQVREAALRLMDLAKGSGIPVFLIGHVTKEGAIAGPKVLEHLVDTVLYFEGDRGHLYRILRAVKNRYGPCNEIGVFEMKDAGLCEVGNPSRIFLEERPENTSGSVVFPCLEGTRPLLVEIQALVGPSSFGTARRTASGMDQHRIALLVAVLEKRLGMQLAEQDIFVNIAGGLRVDEPAADLGLVSALMSSFLDRPVPQDWVFFGEVGLAGEVRGVNHPDLRIREARKLGFSRCCLSRSRLEGLQAVEGMQLTGVRSIQELFDVLFG
- a CDS encoding DUF6125 family protein, yielding MAEDITRPEDMGKEDLARFVLDIFHRIAVHHTLWLREVEHQMGMPKALGVLGTAYQETYAVQMKRMAKLFNFELVEGIPKPLLERSREELLEAADEVSKNWLANDGIWFQAVEFAHGMNDAKRCNDSCWTRYSPFEAWSIRRLLHLPERPGLEGLKTALRFRTYARVNVQTIIDEGAESFVFQMNDCRVQSARKRKGLDDYPCTSVGLVEYTYFAEAIDPRIETECIGCPPGPHPEEWYCAWRFRLKAPGESRAAGHP